Proteins encoded within one genomic window of Streptomyces sp. NBC_01314:
- a CDS encoding ABC transporter ATP-binding protein, protein MIGVAPPAYDPAAPTTANTLPVGAPATVRSYVAELFRRHRRAFVLLITVNTIAVVASMAGPYLLGTLVERVSDEARELHLELTAAVFVVALVVQAVFVREVRLRGAVLGERMLADLREDFLVRSVGLPPGVLERAGTGDLLSRITTDIDRLGNAMREAVPQLAIGVVWVALLIGGLAVTAPPLALAVLLALPLLVLGCRWYFKRAPSAYRSESAGYAAVAAVLAETVDAGRTVEAHRLGTRRIDLSNRRVREWTAWERYTLWLRSVLFPVINLTHTTVLGSVLIVGGVFVLQGWIGLGQLTTGALIAQMLVDPINLILRWYDELQVAEVSLARLVGVRDIEPDAGDPAVAPEGRHVHADRVHFGYREGVDVLRKVSLEVAPGTRLALVGPSGAGKSTLGRLLAGIYAPRDGRITLGGAELSRMPAEDVRSHVALVNQEHHVFVGSLRDNLLLARTGAQDAELWAALGAVDADAWAQALDEGLDTEVGSGGFALTPAQAQQIALARLVLADPHTLVLDEATSLLDPRAARHLERSLARVLDGRTVVAIAHRLHTAHDADIIAVVEDGRISELGSHDELVEADGAYAALWRSWHG, encoded by the coding sequence ATGATCGGCGTGGCGCCCCCGGCCTACGATCCGGCCGCCCCGACGACGGCGAACACCCTGCCCGTCGGCGCCCCCGCGACCGTACGCTCCTACGTGGCCGAACTGTTCCGTCGGCACCGCAGGGCCTTCGTCCTGCTCATCACCGTCAACACGATCGCCGTCGTGGCCTCGATGGCGGGCCCCTACCTGCTCGGCACCCTCGTCGAACGCGTCTCCGACGAGGCGCGGGAGCTCCATCTGGAACTCACGGCGGCGGTGTTCGTCGTCGCCCTCGTCGTGCAGGCCGTTTTCGTCAGGGAGGTGCGGCTGCGCGGCGCCGTGCTCGGTGAGCGGATGCTGGCCGACCTCCGTGAGGACTTCCTCGTACGGTCGGTCGGACTGCCGCCGGGCGTCCTGGAACGCGCCGGTACGGGTGACCTGCTCTCCCGCATCACCACGGACATCGACCGGCTCGGCAACGCCATGCGCGAGGCAGTGCCCCAGCTGGCGATCGGCGTGGTGTGGGTGGCCCTGCTCATCGGCGGGCTCGCCGTGACCGCGCCCCCACTGGCCCTCGCCGTACTGCTGGCCCTGCCGCTGCTGGTGCTCGGCTGCCGCTGGTACTTCAAGCGTGCCCCCTCCGCCTACCGCTCGGAGTCCGCCGGGTACGCCGCCGTGGCCGCCGTGCTCGCGGAGACCGTGGACGCCGGCCGCACGGTCGAGGCCCACCGTCTCGGCACGCGCCGCATCGACCTGTCGAACCGACGCGTCCGGGAGTGGACCGCCTGGGAGCGGTACACGCTGTGGCTGCGGTCGGTGCTCTTCCCGGTGATCAACCTCACGCACACCACGGTCCTCGGCTCGGTCCTGATCGTCGGCGGGGTGTTCGTCCTGCAGGGGTGGATCGGGCTCGGCCAGCTGACCACTGGCGCGCTCATCGCCCAGATGCTCGTCGACCCGATCAACCTGATCCTCCGCTGGTACGACGAGCTGCAGGTCGCCGAGGTGTCGCTGGCCCGACTGGTCGGTGTACGGGACATCGAGCCGGACGCGGGGGACCCGGCCGTGGCACCCGAAGGCCGTCATGTCCACGCCGACCGGGTGCACTTCGGGTACCGCGAAGGCGTCGACGTGCTGCGCAAGGTGTCCCTGGAGGTCGCGCCCGGCACCCGGCTCGCCCTCGTCGGCCCGTCCGGCGCCGGCAAGTCCACTCTGGGCAGGCTCCTCGCCGGGATCTACGCACCCCGCGACGGCCGCATCACCCTGGGTGGCGCCGAACTGTCCCGGATGCCCGCCGAGGACGTCCGCTCCCATGTGGCACTGGTCAACCAGGAGCACCATGTGTTCGTCGGCTCCCTGCGCGACAACCTGCTCCTCGCCCGCACGGGTGCGCAGGACGCCGAGCTGTGGGCGGCGCTGGGCGCGGTCGACGCCGATGCCTGGGCACAGGCACTGGACGAGGGGCTGGACACCGAGGTCGGCTCGGGCGGGTTCGCGCTCACGCCGGCGCAGGCCCAGCAGATCGCGCTGGCCCGGCTGGTCCTCGCCGACCCGCACACGCTGGTGCTGGACGAGGCGACCTCGCTCCTCGACCCGCGCGCGGCCCGCCATCTGGAACGCTCCCTCGCCCGCGTCCTCGACGGCCGCACCGTCGTCGCCATCGCCCACCGTCTGCACACCGCCCACGACGCCGACATCATCGCCGTCGTCGAGGACGGCCGTATCAGCGAACTGGGCAGCCACGACGAACTGGTCGAGGCGGACGGCGCGTACGCGGCCCTGTGGAGGTCGTGGCACGGCTGA
- a CDS encoding peptide-N4-asparagine amidase, whose protein sequence is MRSRIIMSMLTGATLLASTLLGATPAQSADVLAQSADLPAQSAVPAQSADVPAEFGTDWHDPITAAPPVTRPENTRSCEVTVAEAQFKDFTPYRGTYTPPGDCGKRWSKVVLRLDGKVRGRQFDRLGHLRIGGVEVFRTSTPQPSPDGIEWSVEKDVTRYAHTLRTEQPVEMLIGNVVDDTYTGILDVKVTLTFHAGRPDAETAKTVPDRVLTLQDGSTLTTPRNSERVVAEVYATGSGGGCEEYWYLTVPEEAPYSCKADEGPYREVRISVDGQLAGIAAPFPNVWTGGWSNPFLWYVVPGPRAFDVQPLRYDLTPFAGLLNDGRPHRIEVSVVGVPEGQTGWSAPVNVLVWQDAKRAHVTGALTKVQAGDLANSSTYTPGAEHRLDTEGGHRLTVAGYVDTSRGRVTTTVRRSLANISTHTWSDGENPDALDARWSDDETVTVDEGGRGPARTTRVQRSYTMDGTTTLGVGDRLRTVLTLGDRATVTETRAGRRTAWSRLDDTYTGDATYTASVPRDQRHAVGTTSERYRTYGSNGCYDRSLVSVQGVLTEDRMGC, encoded by the coding sequence ATGAGAAGCCGGATCATCATGTCCATGCTCACCGGAGCGACCCTCCTGGCGAGCACCCTCCTGGGGGCCACCCCCGCCCAGTCCGCCGACGTCCTTGCCCAATCCGCGGACCTCCCCGCCCAGTCCGCCGTCCCCGCCCAATCCGCCGACGTCCCCGCCGAGTTCGGCACCGACTGGCACGACCCGATCACCGCCGCCCCGCCCGTCACCAGACCCGAGAACACCAGGTCGTGCGAAGTGACGGTCGCCGAGGCCCAGTTCAAGGACTTCACGCCGTACCGGGGGACCTACACGCCACCGGGGGACTGCGGGAAGAGGTGGAGCAAGGTCGTCCTGCGGCTCGACGGCAAGGTGAGGGGCCGCCAGTTCGACCGCCTCGGTCATCTGCGGATCGGCGGCGTCGAGGTGTTCCGGACATCCACTCCGCAGCCCTCGCCCGACGGCATCGAGTGGTCCGTGGAGAAGGACGTCACCCGGTACGCCCACACCCTGCGCACCGAGCAGCCCGTGGAGATGCTCATCGGCAACGTCGTCGACGACACGTACACCGGCATCCTCGACGTCAAGGTCACGCTGACCTTCCATGCGGGCCGGCCCGACGCGGAGACGGCGAAGACCGTCCCCGACCGCGTCCTCACCCTCCAGGACGGCAGCACTCTCACCACCCCGCGCAACAGTGAGCGCGTCGTCGCCGAGGTGTACGCGACCGGGTCCGGCGGTGGCTGCGAGGAGTACTGGTATCTGACGGTGCCCGAGGAGGCGCCGTACTCCTGCAAGGCGGACGAGGGGCCGTACCGCGAGGTGCGGATCTCTGTGGACGGGCAACTGGCCGGAATCGCCGCGCCGTTCCCCAATGTGTGGACCGGCGGCTGGTCCAACCCCTTCCTCTGGTACGTCGTCCCGGGCCCCCGCGCCTTCGACGTCCAGCCCCTCCGCTACGACCTCACCCCCTTCGCGGGTCTCCTCAACGACGGCCGACCGCACCGGATCGAGGTCTCCGTCGTCGGCGTGCCCGAGGGGCAGACCGGCTGGAGTGCCCCGGTCAACGTCCTCGTCTGGCAGGACGCGAAGAGAGCGCATGTCACCGGCGCCCTGACCAAGGTCCAGGCGGGCGACCTCGCGAACTCGTCCACGTACACCCCCGGCGCGGAGCACCGCCTCGACACCGAGGGCGGTCACCGGCTGACAGTCGCCGGGTATGTCGACACCTCGCGCGGCCGGGTGACGACGACCGTCCGCCGGAGTCTCGCCAACATCTCCACGCACACCTGGTCGGACGGCGAGAACCCGGACGCGCTCGACGCGAGGTGGAGCGACGACGAGACGGTCACCGTCGACGAGGGCGGACGCGGACCGGCTCGGACGACGCGTGTCCAGCGGTCGTACACGATGGACGGAACGACGACGCTCGGTGTCGGCGACCGGCTGCGGACCGTGCTCACGCTGGGCGACCGTGCGACGGTCACCGAGACGCGGGCCGGGCGGCGCACGGCGTGGTCCCGGCTCGACGACACCTACACGGGTGACGCCACGTACACGGCGTCCGTGCCGCGTGACCAGCGGCATGCGGTCGGGACGACGAGTGAGCGCTACCGGACGTACGGATCGAACGGGTGCTACGACCGTTCGCTGGTCTCCGTACAGGGAGTGCTGACGGAGGACCGGATGGGCTGTTGA
- a CDS encoding ABC transporter ATP-binding protein, with amino-acid sequence MQIQDLPYKDPGVPDARSGPRFLWWLGRNQLGGQFKALAWGLLHFTSVAGLPFCVGFAIQAVVDRSGSRLALAGVLLVLCGFTMALGDTFLHRSAVTNWITAAARVQQLLARKTAQLGSALTRRVAAGEIVAVSTGDVERIGWFVEAVSRFTAAALTVVLICVGLVVYQPALGIIVAVGVPVLALSVLPLLPRATRRADFQREKAGRATELASDTVAGLRVLRGIGGEELFLDRYRRASQEVRHAAVRSARMWALISGVQVLLPGLLMIAVVWHGVGLAREGRITIGELVTVYSAVMLLTYPLRHFEEIAMAYSFSRPSAKRAAGVLSLERATDTEGSREATVPTGDLYDPATGLLAPAGCLTAVVCGDPDAAGRLAERLGGHATEEGTSVLLDGVPLDELPLDSARTAVLVQDKDPVLLSGTLRDLLDVPASGEVTAEEALAAAQCGDVLEALIQGSLDAEDPLDARITERGRSLSGGQRQRLALARSLITDPGVLVLDEPTSAVDSHTEARVADGIRSLRAGSTTVVFTSSPLLLDLAERVVLVHEGKVTAVGLHRDLVHKEPRYRAVVTRETDEETTPADGPGGQAGMADGAHATAAMTGGAHAKDATADGAEAKDTVTAVGPEANDAMTAGGPEANDASAGRPDGKAVPAAGPARKAAFAGPPPDRKTTLSDVLNELEEIEETA; translated from the coding sequence ATGCAGATTCAAGACCTTCCGTACAAAGACCCAGGTGTACCGGACGCGCGGTCGGGTCCCCGATTCCTGTGGTGGCTCGGTCGGAATCAGCTCGGCGGACAGTTCAAGGCGCTGGCATGGGGGTTGCTGCACTTCACCTCCGTGGCCGGGCTGCCGTTCTGCGTCGGCTTCGCCATCCAGGCCGTGGTCGACCGCTCCGGCTCCCGGCTCGCCCTCGCGGGCGTGCTGCTGGTGCTGTGCGGGTTCACGATGGCGCTGGGCGACACCTTTCTGCACCGGTCGGCGGTCACCAACTGGATCACGGCGGCCGCGCGCGTCCAGCAACTGCTGGCCCGCAAGACGGCCCAGCTCGGCTCGGCGCTGACGCGGCGGGTGGCGGCCGGTGAGATCGTCGCGGTCTCCACGGGCGATGTCGAGAGGATCGGCTGGTTCGTCGAGGCCGTCTCCCGGTTCACCGCCGCGGCCCTCACCGTGGTGCTGATCTGTGTCGGTCTGGTCGTCTACCAGCCCGCGCTCGGCATCATCGTCGCCGTGGGCGTCCCCGTCCTCGCCCTCTCCGTGCTGCCGCTGCTGCCCCGCGCGACCCGGCGTGCCGACTTCCAGCGCGAGAAGGCGGGCCGCGCCACCGAGCTGGCCTCCGACACCGTCGCGGGCCTGCGCGTCCTGCGCGGCATCGGCGGCGAGGAGCTGTTCCTCGACCGCTACCGCCGGGCCTCCCAGGAGGTTCGCCACGCCGCCGTCCGCAGCGCCCGTATGTGGGCCCTCATCTCCGGCGTCCAGGTCCTGCTGCCGGGGCTGCTGATGATCGCGGTCGTCTGGCACGGCGTGGGTCTCGCCCGCGAGGGCCGGATCACGATCGGCGAACTGGTCACCGTGTACAGCGCGGTCATGCTCCTGACGTATCCGCTCCGGCACTTCGAGGAGATCGCGATGGCGTACTCCTTCTCCCGTCCGTCCGCCAAGCGGGCCGCCGGGGTGCTGTCACTGGAGCGTGCCACGGACACCGAAGGGTCGCGCGAGGCCACCGTGCCCACCGGGGACCTGTACGACCCGGCGACCGGGCTGCTCGCGCCCGCGGGATGTCTCACCGCGGTGGTGTGCGGCGACCCGGACGCGGCCGGACGACTGGCGGAACGGCTGGGCGGCCATGCCACCGAGGAGGGCACCTCCGTGCTCCTCGACGGCGTACCGCTCGACGAACTGCCCCTCGACTCAGCCCGCACGGCCGTCCTCGTCCAGGACAAGGACCCGGTGCTGCTCTCCGGCACGCTGCGCGACCTCCTCGACGTCCCCGCCTCGGGCGAGGTCACCGCCGAGGAGGCGCTGGCCGCCGCACAGTGCGGTGACGTGCTGGAAGCCCTGATCCAGGGGTCGCTCGACGCCGAGGACCCGTTGGACGCACGCATCACCGAGCGCGGCCGGTCCCTGTCCGGCGGCCAGCGCCAGCGGCTCGCGCTGGCCCGGTCCCTGATCACGGACCCGGGCGTACTGGTCCTGGACGAGCCGACCTCCGCCGTCGACTCGCACACCGAGGCCCGCGTCGCCGACGGCATCCGGTCACTGCGGGCGGGCAGCACGACGGTCGTCTTCACCTCCTCACCTCTCCTCCTGGACCTCGCCGAACGCGTCGTCCTCGTGCACGAGGGCAAGGTCACGGCGGTCGGCCTGCACCGCGACCTCGTCCACAAGGAACCCCGATACCGGGCCGTCGTCACCCGCGAGACCGACGAGGAGACCACCCCGGCCGACGGGCCCGGGGGACAGGCGGGGATGGCCGACGGCGCGCACGCGACAGCGGCAATGACCGGCGGGGCGCACGCGAAGGACGCGACAGCCGACGGGGCGGAGGCGAAGGACACCGTGACGGCCGTCGGGCCGGAAGCGAACGACGCCATGACGGCTGGTGGGCCGGAGGCGAACGACGCCTCGGCCGGCCGACCCGACGGGAAGGCCGTTCCGGCCGCCGGGCCCGCCAGAAAGGCTGCCTTCGCGGGCCCGCCGCCGGACCGCAAAACCACCCTCAGCGATGTGCTGAACGAACTGGAAGAGATCGAGGAGACCGCATGA